The proteins below are encoded in one region of Candidatus Hydrogenedentota bacterium:
- a CDS encoding haloacid dehalogenase-like hydrolase has translation MSKGLFFQNIIAVIWDFDRTLSSRYMQTPLFEEYGVDEEAFWREVNALPAYYARAGIHVHPDTCYLGHLLTYVRDGRMKGLTNARLRELGGRIPLFEGLAGLFDRLDAVLQTPRFREGDLRLEHYVVSTGLAEMVRGSAIAGRLAGVWASEFIESPAGPGFDPADTPAPGEISQIAAILDNTTKTRAIFEINKGVNKLPGITVNDAIPEEERRVPVTQMIYIADGPSDIPSFSVVRKHGGKAYAVYDPESQRQFQQVFALQESGRVDATGPADYRENTHTDRWLRTQVELLAAGIMKRRQAALESRIGPGPTHV, from the coding sequence ATGTCCAAGGGCCTGTTCTTTCAGAACATCATTGCCGTGATCTGGGACTTTGACCGGACGCTGTCGTCGCGGTACATGCAGACGCCGCTCTTCGAGGAGTACGGCGTGGACGAGGAGGCCTTCTGGCGCGAGGTGAACGCGCTGCCGGCGTACTACGCCCGCGCGGGCATCCACGTGCACCCCGACACCTGCTACCTCGGCCACCTGCTGACCTATGTGCGCGACGGGCGCATGAAGGGCCTGACCAACGCGCGGCTCCGCGAGCTGGGCGGCCGGATACCGCTGTTCGAGGGGCTGGCGGGGCTGTTCGACCGGCTCGACGCCGTCCTTCAGACGCCCCGTTTTCGCGAGGGGGACCTGCGCCTGGAGCACTACGTGGTGAGCACGGGGCTGGCGGAGATGGTGCGCGGGAGCGCCATCGCCGGACGGCTGGCAGGGGTGTGGGCTTCGGAGTTCATCGAGTCCCCCGCCGGGCCGGGCTTCGATCCGGCGGACACGCCGGCGCCGGGCGAGATCAGCCAGATCGCCGCCATCCTCGACAACACCACCAAGACCCGCGCCATCTTCGAGATCAACAAGGGCGTCAACAAGCTGCCGGGGATCACGGTGAACGACGCCATCCCCGAGGAGGAGCGGCGCGTGCCCGTCACGCAGATGATCTACATCGCCGACGGGCCGAGCGACATCCCGAGCTTCTCCGTCGTGCGCAAGCACGGGGGCAAGGCCTACGCAGTGTACGACCCGGAATCCCAGCGGCAGTTCCAGCAGGTGTTCGCGCTGCAGGAGTCCGGGCGGGTGGACGCCACCGGCCCCGCCGATTACCGCGAGAACACCCACACCGACCGGTGGCTCCGGACGCAGGTGGAACTGCTCGCCGCGGGCATCATGAAGCGCCGCCAGGCGGCCCTGGAAAGCCGCATCGGCCCGGGGCCCACGCATGTGTGA